The genomic stretch GGTGAGAAAAACCAGGTTGCTGCCCTGATGATTTGTGTGATCGAAACTGATATTGAAACCACCGAGATCTATCTGCTGAGATTCGGCTGTTTTGATAAAATCTTCCCTTGTCATGCTTTCTGGCATTTCAGACAAGATTTTGCAAAGGGTTTTTGCTGCAATAAATCCTTCAAATCCTATGGAATCGACATCTTTGCCTTTATTGTATTTTTCAAATATGTCGTTGAAATCCTTGACAATTGGCATTTTCATGTAATTAGGAAACGGAACTATCTGGCTTATTATGGTGCCAATGCCTTCTCCTTTTTCCCTGAGTTTATCGGCAAGGATTTCGCTGCCCACAAATGAGATGTTCAGAAAAAGGGCTTTGCTTTTAAGAACTCTCATTTCCTTGATAAATTCAGCGCAAGGCTCGTATGTGCCGATCATTATTATTGCATCAGGAGCTTTTGAGGATATGTCCTTTACAGCTTTTTCAACTGCTATTGTATTTCTGGTGTAAGTCCCTGTTGCGATAATTTTTTCGCCATATTGTTCCATGGCCGCTTTTACACCGTCAAATCCAGATTTGCCAAAGTCGTCATCCTGATAAAAAACTGCTATCTTGCGCAGCTTTTTTTCATTTATCAGTCTATCAACGAGCTCCTTAGTCTCTTTCAAATAACTTGCCCGTATATTGAAAACGTATTTGCTGAAAGGTTTGCGCAGGGCTTCTGCGCCTGTCATCGGAGCAAAGAAAGGGATTTTTGACTGCTCTACGACTGGAAGAACGGCTTTGGCTGTTGGAGTTCCCACATATCCGAAAAGCATGAATACCTTATCTGTCTCTATCATTTTGGTTGTGTTTTGTTTGCATTTTTCAGGCTCATAACCGTCGTCCGCTGAAATGAGTTTTATTTTTCGTCCTTTTATCCCGCCACTATCATTAATGCTTTTGAAATATGCATCAGCACCGGCAAGATAGCTTTTTCCAAGTCCAGCAGCCGGGCCTGAAAGTGCGCATGATTGTCCTATCAGTATTTCATTTTTAGATATGCCAGGGTCCGCAGCAAAGGAACAGGTGCTTATGCATATAAAAAAGATCATGGTGAAAAGGGCTGTTTTTTGCAGATTTTTTATTGTCTGGCTGGCTTTGGGAAAGTAATTATAAAACACTATTGCCTCCATTGATGATATCTGCCTGGTGAAATCCAGTTTGAATTAGATTATGAGATTAATTACTTAATTCATTACCCTCAAATATGAACAATGTCAAGCTGGCTACTCAGTGATATTAAAAGAATAGAAACCCAGGTTGCGTTAAAGAGATATGGATTTTTATGCGAATGTTGTTTCATAAATGTCGGTATTCAAGTTTGATGTTTTGTCCTGTTTTGATCGAGGAATAACCATAAAGCCTATTCCCTTCATAAATATGATAGTCACGCAGAAAGTAAAAAAAGGGCTTCTGCGTCATGCCGGGCTTGATCCGGTATTTTTCGTATTTTCAGTTGCTTCTGGATTTCGGTTTCCGGTTTTCACAGGACAGGTACCGCCGGAATGACGTGAATCAGAGTTTTTGCGACCTTGTCAAATTTGAGTTGCTGATCATTGCCATTACTATATGTCCGCGTGATATTTCTGACTTACGTTTTTATTTATGCAGTTAACGCCATTGCTTTTGGAATTGTGTTATTCTGAGGCTGGTTGGCACTATGGTTTAGATAATTATATAAAGTCGTCATTAGGCTGGGTGGGGAAAGAATCTATAATTACGATAAAATCGGCAAAAAAACCGAAATAAAGACAGAAAATGCTGCCCTTTAACATATTGCGCGGAATGCTATAATAAGTTTTGGATTATTTTGCTTCAAAAAATGGTCTGGCCATGTTTGGGATTACGGATCTGCCGATTTTCAAGACAACTGAGTTTTTAGCTATGGACGACAAAATCATTAATTAATAACTGATATCAGTTTCTTCGATTAGCAAATAATAATTCAACCTCGTCCGGTCAGTCCATTCCGGTTAATGTCGTTTGATCCTTGTCACTTGAGACCTGTATGGAGTTCCGCAAAAAAAATGATATTTCAAGTGACTTGATTCCTTCATGATTAATCAGGCGATGAGAAATCAGATGCAAAAATCCCATGTGCGCTGCAACTGATATGACTGCAGCACACAGAATTTGCATGATGCTTTGGTATCAGTGAGAAATATGCTTCTGTACCTGATTGTTTATGCATGAATATATCTCGTCATCAGATCCAAAAATATCTATCACATCTTTGTGATTGATTAGTGTCTCTATTACAAATGCAGTCAGATACATTGAAACTATATTTGGATTGCTGGAAACATTCCTGAAAGGAGCAACCTTGTAATCCACATCAAAATCATCTGCGGTCATCAGCGATTCAAGGCATTTCGATATCTGATCTTCAAGGCTTGTCTTGCTTACTGTTTCAACAAGATTATTCTCGATAAGCTTCATAGCTATGCTGTTGCTGAGGGGGCCCATGCATTCCTTTACTTTCGTAATGGAATGATGTCTCTCTCTTTCTCTGGATGATTCGATCTGGGACAGTATGCGCGCTTCCCTTGTTTTGGGCCTGAATACCTTTGCCATGTCTCCTCTTATCTGACCCTGTAAGGTCCTGTATGGTTCATGATTCGAACGGGGTTTACAGTTTAAAAATTAATGTAATGTATAGATAGAAGCCGGTTTTAATGCAAGGATAAAATCAATCGAAAGCTTCTATTGTCATTTGTGGCTTTTTAGTCCCTCCATATTGGTTCCAGCCTATTCTGAACGCAATCTGGCGGCAGTATGCGGGCGGACTGTCCGATGGGCGGTTTTGGGCAAACAGGGTTGCGCTGATGGATTTGGACGATCTTCCGTTCTGTGCCGCCTGCATTCTTGTGTGATTCTTTGATGTTGTAATATGGTTGAACATTTTTATATTCTTAGCCATGAAAATGGGAGACGGGTTGTTTGCTCCAAATGGCTCCAGCCTTGCCAGCTCGTCAAGAAGCCTGTCATTTATATCTTCAAAATTAAGCTCGTAATCTATATTCAGCTCTTTGGGTTTTCCACCCGTCTTTCCGAGCTGTTCAATAACTGCGTCATCAAACATTGAAATGAATTGTTTCATATTGTTTTTATTTAGTGACAAACCAGCTGCCTGGGCATGGCCTCCATAACTTTCCAGAACTTCAGAACAGTTTTTTATTGCATTGTAAAGATCTATGTCCTGGGCTGTTCTGGCCGAGGCTTTGCCGGTTTCTCCTTTCCATGCAATGAGTACGGCTGGCTTGTTGTACTTCTGAACGAGTTTTGATGCCACGATTCCAAGTACGCCCAAATGCCATGTTTCAGATCCCATGACTATGCTTGGTCTATTAAAATCATCCGAATCTCTTTCTATCAGGTGACAGATATCTTCAAATATACTGTTTTCAACTTCCTGCCTTGTTGAGTTGAGCCTGCTGAGCTCCTTGGCTATGGATGCAGCCCTGTTTGGGCAGTCTGCAAGGAGAAGATCGAATCCTATGCTGGCATGTTCCATGCGGCCTGCGGCATTGAGTCTTGGCGCAAGCCTGAATGCTATGTCTCCGGCTGTTACTGTCTGCAGACTTCCAGATGCTGTTGCAAGTGCTTTTATACCTATATTTTTCCCGCTGTTTATTACTTCTATGCCTGTTTTTGTGAATATTCTGTTTTCATCAGTAAGTGGGGCAAGATCTGCTATGGTTCCGATGGCCACCATATCGAGATATGCCTTGAGATTGGGTTCCTTAAGATGCTCCCAGAAACCTGTTTTTCTCAATCTTGATCTAAGGGCAATGGCAAGATAGAATGCAACTCCCACTCCAGCGAGGTGTTCAAGACCTGAAGAACAGTCAGGCCTCTTGGGATTTATAACTGCAACAGCGTCAGTCGGGACTTCAGAAACTAAATGATGATCTGTTATAATCACATCAATACCGTTTGCTTTTGCAAGGCTTATTGCGTCAGCACTTGATGAACCGCAGTCCACAGTAACGATCAAATCTGGTTTGTTGCTGCCAGCAAGCATTTTTATGTGCTCGGGTTTCAGGCTGTAGCCTTCTGAAATTCTATGCGGAATATAATAATCCGGAGTTATACCTGTTGCAGACAGAAAGCTGTAAAGAAGAGCTGTGGAGGTAATGCCATCCGCGTCGTAATCCCCGAAAATAAGGACTTTTTCATTGTTTTTTATGGCGTTTTCGAGTCTTGATACCGCGATATCCATATCTTTGATACTCTCAGGCGGTCTTAGATTCGTAAGGCTTGGATTCAGGAATGTGTTGATATCTCGTAGGCCAGCCAGATTTCTGTTGAGGAGGACTGCCGCAGTGGCAGGAGCACATTGCAAAACTCTGCAAAGGTGCTGAATGTGATTCGGATCAGGTTTTTTTATCACCCATGAGTAATTCATAATCACCATATATAACTTTTTGATCTTGCGGGCAATATATATGGTGTTTTTATTCAAAAACGTCTCTTTAAAAAGAGGGATATTGGTAAATAAACAGGAGTTTTATTGAACGGCCTGAATAAAAAAGCTTTATCAATCATTAATGTTGGACGCTCTTTAGAACAGATTCATAAAATATGGGCAAGGCTCATTTCTGAACTTTTGACCAGCCTTAAAAAAATTCCTTGGAAAAATAAGGGGATAATTATAATGTCTGTAGCTTTATTAAATGATTTTTAGGGGATCACGATGAGAACCATTCCATACTATTACAGGGTGGACAGGCGGGAAATCGCTTTTTTAAGATTTATAGTCGAGGCATATGAGGGGATTGCTGTTCTTAGCACTGTTGATCAGCGTAACGGTATTGTTGTCCTTCATGTTCCTCCGGGATGTGAAGAGGCTGTTTCAGGGCTGATTGGCGATTTGTCGTCGAGTATGCGTCTTGAATCAGTGGATATGGAATAACTTAGAATCAGGAACAGTCATACTATATGGTTTAGCAAAAAGCCCAAAAAAGGCGTTGGCGTCATGCGGGCTTGAATCTGCATCCAGTGTTTTCAGATATTTATGG from Desulforegula conservatrix Mb1Pa encodes the following:
- a CDS encoding ABC transporter substrate-binding protein, whose protein sequence is MFYNYFPKASQTIKNLQKTALFTMIFFICISTCSFAADPGISKNEILIGQSCALSGPAAGLGKSYLAGADAYFKSINDSGGIKGRKIKLISADDGYEPEKCKQNTTKMIETDKVFMLFGYVGTPTAKAVLPVVEQSKIPFFAPMTGAEALRKPFSKYVFNIRASYLKETKELVDRLINEKKLRKIAVFYQDDDFGKSGFDGVKAAMEQYGEKIIATGTYTRNTIAVEKAVKDISSKAPDAIIMIGTYEPCAEFIKEMRVLKSKALFLNISFVGSEILADKLREKGEGIGTIISQIVPFPNYMKMPIVKDFNDIFEKYNKGKDVDSIGFEGFIAAKTLCKILSEMPESMTREDFIKTAESQQIDLGGFNISFDHTNHQGSNLVFLTQIGPGGYLTRLENLYLMYEYSMENPY
- the recJ gene encoding single-stranded-DNA-specific exonuclease RecJ; its protein translation is MNKNTIYIARKIKKLYMVIMNYSWVIKKPDPNHIQHLCRVLQCAPATAAVLLNRNLAGLRDINTFLNPSLTNLRPPESIKDMDIAVSRLENAIKNNEKVLIFGDYDADGITSTALLYSFLSATGITPDYYIPHRISEGYSLKPEHIKMLAGSNKPDLIVTVDCGSSSADAISLAKANGIDVIITDHHLVSEVPTDAVAVINPKRPDCSSGLEHLAGVGVAFYLAIALRSRLRKTGFWEHLKEPNLKAYLDMVAIGTIADLAPLTDENRIFTKTGIEVINSGKNIGIKALATASGSLQTVTAGDIAFRLAPRLNAAGRMEHASIGFDLLLADCPNRAASIAKELSRLNSTRQEVENSIFEDICHLIERDSDDFNRPSIVMGSETWHLGVLGIVASKLVQKYNKPAVLIAWKGETGKASARTAQDIDLYNAIKNCSEVLESYGGHAQAAGLSLNKNNMKQFISMFDDAVIEQLGKTGGKPKELNIDYELNFEDINDRLLDELARLEPFGANNPSPIFMAKNIKMFNHITTSKNHTRMQAAQNGRSSKSISATLFAQNRPSDSPPAYCRQIAFRIGWNQYGGTKKPQMTIEAFD
- a CDS encoding DUF4911 domain-containing protein, whose translation is MRTIPYYYRVDRREIAFLRFIVEAYEGIAVLSTVDQRNGIVVLHVPPGCEEAVSGLIGDLSSSMRLESVDME